Proteins found in one Helicobacter sp. NHP19-003 genomic segment:
- the metG gene encoding methionine--tRNA ligase — translation MQKMLISTPIYYVNDAPHLGHAYTTFIADMLKKHHSLRAKEVFFLTGTDEHGQKIALSANKHGLSPLEYATKISQVFRDEWDFLKIDYDHFVRTTDKAHEQAVQHAFDFMLQKGDIYKGIYEGDYCVSCESFATNSTICPDCNRPTTKVAEESYFFRLSAYQDKLLDFYEKHPNAILPLSRRNEVVSFIKQGLYDLSITRTSFSWGIALPKHLNEPRHVVYVWLDALLNYVSSLGYGTDNAKMGHFNHALHIVGKDILRFHAIYWVAFLMSLELPLFKQLCVHGWWTIEGVKMSKSIGNVLNAKDLASIYGIEALRYFLLREAPLGQDGDFSAQALVRRFNADLSNTLGNLIQRLFGLLKPFGGKLESTHTLEFYAPLYAEWQAQLESLEPYLCDLQLHRYLEELWRVFEACNATIAKEQPWALAKTNPQKAMALLSLIATFLAKSAFYLYPVLPESTAKLAKWLHVSLTSENFKAFMQKDFLLPALELAPIEALYPKLDEAQATPQESPKDPPKEDHTIQFEDFTKLDIQVGTIIKAERVAKSDKLLCLKIDFGGRVRQILSGIAKHYTPESLEGKQVCALVNLPPRKMLGLVSEGMVLSASDAGGLKLITPFSTAENGAKIG, via the coding sequence ATGCAAAAAATGTTGATTTCAACCCCGATTTACTATGTCAACGATGCCCCGCATTTAGGGCATGCCTACACGACCTTCATCGCCGACATGCTCAAAAAACACCACAGCTTAAGAGCTAAAGAAGTCTTTTTCCTCACAGGTACAGATGAGCACGGGCAAAAAATCGCCCTAAGCGCAAATAAGCATGGCTTAAGCCCTTTGGAGTACGCCACTAAAATCAGCCAAGTCTTTAGGGACGAGTGGGATTTTCTTAAGATTGACTACGACCACTTTGTCCGCACGACCGACAAGGCGCACGAGCAGGCGGTGCAACACGCCTTTGACTTTATGCTGCAAAAGGGCGATATTTACAAGGGGATTTATGAAGGGGATTATTGCGTGAGTTGCGAGAGTTTCGCCACAAACAGCACCATCTGCCCGGATTGCAACCGCCCCACGACCAAGGTCGCTGAAGAGAGTTATTTTTTTAGATTGAGTGCCTATCAAGACAAGCTACTAGACTTTTATGAAAAGCACCCCAATGCCATTTTGCCCCTATCTAGGCGCAATGAGGTGGTGAGCTTCATCAAGCAGGGTTTATACGACTTGTCCATCACCCGCACAAGTTTTTCGTGGGGCATTGCCTTGCCTAAGCATTTAAACGAGCCTAGGCATGTCGTGTATGTGTGGTTAGACGCGCTGTTAAACTATGTGAGTAGTCTAGGCTATGGCACAGACAACGCCAAAATGGGCCACTTCAACCACGCTCTGCACATTGTGGGTAAGGACATTTTGCGCTTCCACGCCATTTACTGGGTCGCCTTTTTAATGAGCCTAGAGTTGCCCCTTTTCAAGCAACTTTGTGTGCATGGGTGGTGGACCATTGAGGGCGTGAAAATGAGCAAGAGCATCGGCAATGTGCTCAACGCCAAAGATTTGGCAAGCATCTATGGCATAGAAGCCCTGCGCTATTTTCTCTTAAGAGAAGCCCCTCTTGGCCAAGACGGGGACTTTAGTGCGCAAGCCCTAGTGCGCCGCTTTAACGCTGACTTGAGCAACACTTTAGGCAATTTGATCCAACGGCTCTTTGGGCTGCTAAAGCCCTTTGGGGGTAAGCTAGAAAGCACCCACACGCTGGAGTTTTACGCCCCCCTTTATGCCGAGTGGCAGGCGCAGTTGGAGAGCCTAGAGCCTTATTTATGTGATTTGCAATTACACCGCTACCTAGAGGAATTGTGGCGGGTGTTTGAAGCGTGCAACGCCACCATCGCCAAAGAACAGCCATGGGCACTTGCCAAAACCAACCCTCAAAAAGCGATGGCGCTCTTAAGCCTAATCGCCACCTTTTTAGCCAAGAGCGCGTTTTATCTCTACCCCGTGCTGCCCGAAAGCACCGCCAAGTTAGCCAAGTGGCTGCATGTGAGCCTGACTTCTGAAAACTTTAAAGCGTTTATGCAAAAAGACTTTTTGCTCCCCGCATTAGAGCTAGCCCCCATAGAGGCCCTTTATCCAAAATTAGACGAAGCCCAAGCCACGCCCCAAGAAAGCCCCAAAGACCCTCCCAAAGAGGACCACACGATTCAATTTGAGGACTTCACCAAACTAGACATACAAGTTGGTACGATCATCAAGGCTGAAAGGGTGGCCAAGAGCGATAAACTCTTATGCCTAAAAATAGACTTTGGGGGCAGGGTGCGCCAAATTTTATCGGGCATTGCCAAGCACTACACCCCAGAGAGCCTAGAGGGCAAGCAGGTGTGCGCCCTAGTGAATTTACCCCCCCGCAAAATGCTAGGATTGGTGAGTGAGGGCATGGTCTTGAGCGCAAGCGATGCAGGGGGGCTAAAACTCATCACACCCTTTAGCACTGCAGAAAATGGGGCGAAAATCGGCTAG
- a CDS encoding sensor histidine kinase has protein sequence MSALVDQNILDNIGGQDRQELLRLLNEFILQSYKVEKEFKDYKALYEWVIEILPQAIWVINENKSFFYKNSKAIESQEVFEKAKALGFNIEIEHEGKNYLFQNNKIQGKEIITATDITKQKRQERLVSMGKISAHLAHEIRNPVGSISLLTSVLLKKVDEKTKPIVFELQRALWRVERIIKATLLFSKGVHANKIPQSLGLLEDEIKEALNQYSYTKDISLKTAIAPISASYDLSLLSIALQNFLYNAIDAIEEGPCEEGHIEVCAFEEAEWVVFHIKDDGKEVLDKDLLFEPFETTKLKGNGLGLALSLQVVQAHGGKITLLDTKEKIFEIRILKDL, from the coding sequence GTGAGTGCTCTTGTGGATCAAAACATCTTAGACAACATCGGGGGGCAAGACAGACAAGAACTCTTGCGTTTACTGAATGAATTTATCTTGCAAAGCTATAAAGTTGAAAAAGAGTTTAAAGACTACAAGGCTTTATACGAGTGGGTGATCGAGATTTTGCCCCAAGCCATTTGGGTGATCAACGAGAACAAAAGCTTTTTTTACAAGAACAGCAAGGCGATCGAAAGCCAAGAAGTCTTTGAAAAGGCGAAAGCTCTAGGTTTTAACATTGAGATCGAGCACGAGGGCAAGAACTATTTATTCCAAAACAACAAAATCCAAGGCAAGGAAATCATCACCGCCACCGACATCACCAAGCAAAAACGCCAAGAAAGGCTGGTGTCTATGGGGAAAATCTCCGCCCATTTAGCGCACGAAATTAGAAACCCCGTGGGCTCGATCTCGCTTTTAACTTCGGTTTTACTCAAAAAAGTGGATGAGAAAACCAAGCCCATTGTCTTTGAGTTGCAACGCGCGCTGTGGCGGGTGGAGCGCATCATCAAGGCGACTTTATTATTCTCTAAAGGCGTGCACGCCAATAAAATCCCCCAGAGTTTGGGCCTGCTCGAGGACGAAATCAAAGAGGCGCTCAATCAATACAGCTACACGAAAGACATTAGCTTAAAAACCGCCATCGCCCCCATCAGCGCCTCTTACGATTTGAGCCTGCTTTCTATTGCTTTGCAAAACTTCCTCTACAACGCCATAGACGCGATTGAAGAGGGGCCGTGTGAAGAGGGGCACATTGAGGTGTGCGCCTTTGAAGAGGCCGAGTGGGTGGTCTTCCACATTAAAGACGATGGCAAGGAAGTTTTAGACAAAGATTTGCTCTTTGAGCCTTTTGAAACCACGAAATTAAAGGGCAATGGGCTAGGCTTAGCCCTGTCCTTGCAAGTCGTGCAAGCGCATGGGGGCAAAATCACCCTGCTAGACACTAAAGAAAAAATCTTTGAAATCCGCATTTTAAAAGACCTATAG